A single window of Zea mays cultivar B73 chromosome 10, Zm-B73-REFERENCE-NAM-5.0, whole genome shotgun sequence DNA harbors:
- the LOC103625691 gene encoding uncharacterized protein — MCPGFEASPVPSPPPPPSAMPGSATTAVQPRPPSVTAPWWRKRWRHPQGATDGWDGFVLTTDGWDVHRGTFPAWMVSSQGNDSSLVLLNTRPGPAADGAGMAEHLQLHLGQVSLRSWSSFAGYWVARWTFPSDCRSSAFFCVRFGICTSVGTCACVDEFEPSKPCEWQRGYFVDGCTTRSHPLSCTADDSGRRPTTEQDDSFLLLDNLRGLPYSSIPQRRATAGRASSRRPRRGEASAGSGDG, encoded by the coding sequence ATGTGTCCGGGATTCGAGGCCTCTCCCGTCCCTTCCCCTCCCCCACCCCCATCGGCGATGCCCGGATCCGCGACCACCGCCGTCCAACCCCGGCCTCCGTCTGTGACCGCTCCGTGGTGGCGCAAGCGCTGGAGGCATCCACAGGGGGCTACCGACGGCTGGGACGGGTTCGTGCTCACCACCGACGGCTGGGACGTCCATCGGGGGACCTTCCCGGCATGGATGGTGTCTTCGCAAGGAAACGACAGCTCGCTGGTGCTGCTGAACACCCGTCCGGGTCCGGCTGCGGACGGCGCAGGCATGGCGGAGCACCTGCAGCTGCACCTGGGGCAGGTGAGCTTACGGAGCTGGTCGAGTTTCGCTGGCTACTGGGTGGCCCGCTGGACCTTCCCATCCGACTGCAGATCCAGCGCCTTCTTCTGCGTCCGTTTCGGCATTTGCACCAGCGTCGGCACGTGTGCCTGCGTCGACGAATTCGAGCCTTCGAAACCCTGCGAGTGGCAGCGCGGGTACTTTGTGGACGGGTGCACCACCAGGTCTCACCCGCTGAGCTGCACCGCAGACGATAGTGGCCGCCGCCCGACGACGGAGCAGGACGACTCGTTTCTGCTCCTGGACAACCTGCGAGGGCTCCCTTACAGTTCCATCCCACAGCGAAGGGCCACGGCTGGCCGCGCTTCTTCACGGCGGCCGCGGCGTGGGGAGGCATCAGCTGGATCTGGTGATGGATGA
- the LOC103642898 gene encoding binding partner of ACD11 1 — MAVIVTPANDYELPASVLAALEPKDTKPYALQKAEDIVGTMLAKGFILGRDALDKAKALDEKHQLTSTATARVSSFDKRIGLSEKISVGTSVVNDKVKEMDQKYQVSEKTKSALAAAEQSVLTVGSAIMKNMYVLTGAAWVTGAFSKVTSAANDVGAKAKEKIAVEQEDKNAEGGPGQANISEIPAAHRELDCEFANIHVSETSEDVPMSSVTVPLLQMRSPAWPLHQLKFLKNQKLHRD; from the exons ATGGCTGTAATCGTCACACCAGCCAATGATTATGAGCTACCAGCTTCTGTTTTAGCTGCTCTTGAG CCTAAAGACACAAAACCTTATGCCCTTCAAAAGGCCGAGGacattgttgggaccatgctggcAAAGGGATTTATCCTTGGTAGAGATGCACTGGACAAAGCAAAAGCTTTGGATGAAAAGCACCAGCTCACGTCAACTGCCACAGCTAGAGTGTCCTCCTTTGACAAGAGAATAGGCCTAAGTGAGAAGATCAGTGTTGGCACTTCAGTtgtaaatgataaagtgaaggaaATGGATCAGAAATACCAAGTCTCTGAGAAGACAAAGTCAGCGCTGGCAGCTGCTGAACAGAGTGTCTTGACCGTTGGATCTGCTATCATGAAGAACATGTATGTTCTCACCGGAGCAGCATGGGTAACCGGTGCTTTCAGCAAGGTCACCAGTGCTGCCAACGATGTTGGTGCAAAGGCTAAGGAGAAAATAGCAGTCGAGCAGGAGGACAAGAATGCCGAGGGTGGGCCTGGACAAGCAAACATCTCAGAGATCCCTGCAGCACACAGGGAGTTGGACTGCGAATTCGCAAACATACATGTCTCTGAAACCTCTGAAGATGTTCCCATGTCTTCCGTGACTGTCCCGCTGTTACAGATGAGGAGCCCAGCATGGCCACTCCACCAGCTGAAGTTTCTAAAAAACCAGAAGCTGCACAGGGATTAA